A single genomic interval of Lewinellaceae bacterium harbors:
- a CDS encoding beta-lactamase family protein, whose protein sequence is MKQSSACFYATATILTLDSQVRLRTSYTTQNRHWTRTSYTSRQPLSNLRQIAYATAFWLILSLGVPFSSAAQQPGEQRYEDVSVMPGGIMGERIQAVIGAVNANDAGAVASFIEQHCSPEFRDMAPMEMHANAFLSVFQSTGGIRFHSIRNYVPERRETVVILKDELLGSWSAFSFYLEGEEQLINGLNFSPARTPTNVAPELITEAGLAPKLEQLLQRLCERDAFSGTVLVAKGDEVVFTRACGEASKRFHVANKLDTKFNLGSMNKMFTATAILQLVEKGKVALDDPISKYVDESWLPKSITDKVTVHHLLTHTSGLGSYFNDTYWNGSRELYRSVEDFKPLVQGETLSFEPGERFGYSNTGMLLLGVVIQSATGQDYFDYIRKNIYRPAGMINSDSYEMDFPVENLAIGYVPAPNSPWKWENNLYKHVIKGGPAGGGFSTVEDLFRFARALQSGKLVSKTSLDKLWTAHTDRYGYGFSVENGPAGKVVGHSGGFPGLNGNLDIFLDKGYTVAVLSNYDNGASPLARRIYELIGGIQEE, encoded by the coding sequence ATGAAGCAATCATCCGCTTGTTTTTACGCCACGGCTACTATTCTAACGTTGGACAGCCAAGTGAGGCTTCGCACATCCTACACAACCCAGAACCGCCATTGGACCCGTACATCGTACACATCCCGGCAACCTCTGTCCAATCTTAGACAGATAGCCTACGCCACCGCTTTTTGGCTGATCCTCAGCTTGGGCGTTCCTTTTTCTTCTGCCGCCCAGCAGCCTGGCGAGCAGCGTTACGAAGATGTATCCGTTATGCCGGGGGGGATAATGGGCGAGCGCATTCAGGCCGTGATTGGCGCGGTCAATGCCAACGATGCCGGGGCTGTAGCCTCTTTTATTGAGCAGCACTGCTCGCCGGAATTCCGGGATATGGCCCCGATGGAAATGCATGCCAACGCCTTCCTCTCCGTTTTTCAGAGCACCGGCGGCATTCGTTTCCACAGCATTCGCAACTATGTTCCCGAACGCCGGGAGACAGTCGTGATCCTGAAAGACGAGCTCCTGGGCTCCTGGAGCGCCTTCAGCTTTTACCTGGAAGGGGAGGAGCAACTGATCAACGGGCTGAACTTTTCCCCTGCCCGGACTCCGACCAATGTGGCGCCCGAGCTGATTACGGAAGCCGGCCTGGCCCCGAAGCTGGAGCAGTTGCTTCAGCGCCTCTGCGAAAGAGATGCCTTTTCGGGTACAGTCCTGGTGGCCAAAGGAGATGAGGTGGTCTTTACCCGCGCCTGCGGCGAGGCTTCCAAGCGCTTTCACGTGGCCAACAAGCTGGACACCAAATTCAACCTGGGGTCGATGAACAAAATGTTTACGGCCACGGCCATCCTGCAACTGGTAGAAAAAGGGAAGGTCGCGCTCGACGATCCGATCAGCAAATACGTAGACGAGAGCTGGCTGCCAAAATCCATCACCGATAAAGTTACCGTCCACCACCTGCTGACGCATACCTCCGGCCTGGGCAGTTATTTCAACGATACCTACTGGAACGGCTCCCGGGAGTTGTACCGGTCAGTGGAGGATTTCAAGCCGCTGGTTCAGGGCGAAACGCTGAGTTTCGAACCCGGCGAGCGCTTCGGCTACAGCAACACCGGCATGCTGCTGCTGGGCGTTGTCATTCAAAGCGCTACCGGGCAGGATTACTTCGACTACATCCGCAAGAACATCTACCGGCCGGCCGGCATGATAAATTCTGACAGCTACGAAATGGACTTCCCCGTGGAAAACCTGGCCATCGGTTATGTGCCGGCCCCGAACAGCCCCTGGAAATGGGAGAACAACCTGTACAAACACGTCATCAAGGGCGGCCCGGCCGGCGGCGGCTTTTCTACGGTGGAAGACCTGTTCCGTTTCGCCCGGGCCCTGCAGAGCGGCAAACTGGTTTCCAAAACTTCGCTCGACAAGCTATGGACGGCCCATACCGACCGGTATGGATACGGATTTTCGGTGGAAAATGGCCCGGCGGGCAAGGTGGTAGGCCACAGCGGCGGCTTCCCCGGGCTGAACGGCAACCTGGATATTTTCCTGGACAAAGGCTATACCGTTGCCGTGCTGTCCAATTACGACAACGGCGCCAGCCCGCTGGCCCGGCGGATTTATGAGCTGATCGGCGGCATTCAGGAAGAATAA
- a CDS encoding helix-turn-helix domain-containing protein → MYYREYYPAPALRDWVSRHFVFTIPYHGERRETCHTIIPDGGSALVFHVNRPGFYSPWARFTSPRTENLEVPVFPGSVYFGSRFHPGASGALLGSDLHPLRNNIFEACEYLPTLDPVPLWRAAGGKPEFEAFHLLDKAVASILPEGRVPDELVMEAAKSILSKKGKLKIGELARSLPTSERPLQKRFRYHAGLTMKELARVCRLRATVLDIILQNRGHLEALLDAGYFDQAHYINEFFQISGMLPSAFYRYIRQIDSSVLEP, encoded by the coding sequence ATGTACTACCGGGAATATTACCCTGCTCCCGCCTTGCGCGATTGGGTTAGCCGCCATTTCGTTTTCACTATACCTTACCATGGGGAAAGGCGGGAAACCTGCCATACGATCATACCCGACGGTGGGTCTGCTCTCGTTTTTCATGTCAACCGGCCGGGCTTTTATTCTCCCTGGGCCCGTTTTACCAGCCCCCGGACGGAAAACCTGGAAGTGCCGGTATTTCCAGGCTCTGTTTACTTTGGTTCTCGTTTCCACCCGGGGGCAAGCGGAGCTTTGCTGGGAAGTGACCTGCATCCGTTGCGCAACAATATTTTTGAAGCTTGCGAATATCTGCCCACCCTGGATCCGGTGCCTCTTTGGCGGGCGGCGGGCGGCAAACCGGAGTTCGAGGCTTTCCATTTGCTGGACAAGGCGGTAGCTTCCATCCTGCCTGAAGGCAGAGTGCCAGATGAACTGGTGATGGAAGCCGCCAAGTCCATCCTTTCTAAAAAAGGCAAATTAAAGATAGGAGAACTGGCGCGCAGCCTTCCCACCAGCGAGCGCCCGCTGCAAAAGCGCTTCCGCTACCATGCCGGGCTAACGATGAAAGAACTGGCGCGTGTCTGCCGCCTTCGAGCTACGGTTTTAGACATCATCCTGCAGAATAGAGGTCATCTCGAGGCCCTGCTGGACGCCGGTTACTTCGACCAGGCGCACTATATCAATGAATTCTTTCAAATATCGGGCATGCTTCCCTCCGCTTTTTACCGCTACATCCGGCAGATCGATTCCTCGGTTTTGGAGCCCTAA
- a CDS encoding S46 family peptidase encodes MTTKTIGITLSLLFVSFLSSLTAQNTIYEPLVLEDVTYAPEDFGKMWTFDAVPTQRFEELYEFKVTEDWLEDVRLSALEFSTGCSASFVSKNGLIMTNHHCVRGLLPNIQQEGENLQQDGFYAAKMSEERAFPNIYVDQLLSIEDVTEEIQGAMAQGKNNEEQVKLRDEKIKELAAACEEGTGNKCRVITLYNGGKYVLHSYKRYSDVRLVMAPDVQIAATGWDWDNFTYPRYELDFAFLRAYDEKGQPVESPHYFQWSEKGAAEGEPVFVIGRPGNTDRLLPMAQIEFHKNHRNPTILTLFNELYQAQFAHFQANPARQAEMLSQLLSIANGRKVFAGYQLALNDEYLMVKKRDFEKELKKRMNQDKALYTEYQGLYGEIETAVNVLNENFTGYFTHQITPFTSPAHLLLAQKLVDYAEQMNLPEAERPEAYQGEKLEETKKGLVLQTQDMELEKLRIQAHANYLAKVLGKDSEALAIAYGGHTGEAALQYILDNAAVASPEKVAALLDGSPKGILEAGSPYLRFARMAKEKLASLGPKMQSAQNTLDVQNQRLARLIFEAFGTEMPPDATGSLRISDGRILGYEYNGTLAPAKTTYYGLWDRYYSFGEKAYPWGLHERWQKIPAGLDLSIPICFASDNDIVGGNSGSAVINRNAEVVGLVHDGNLESIAGSYAFLPEENRAISTDSWGLMEGLRLVYKAERLVEELENGGIH; translated from the coding sequence ATGACAACAAAAACAATAGGAATCACCCTGAGCCTGCTTTTTGTGAGCTTTTTATCCTCCCTTACCGCCCAGAACACCATTTATGAACCGCTGGTGCTGGAAGATGTAACTTACGCACCCGAAGATTTCGGCAAGATGTGGACGTTCGACGCCGTGCCCACCCAGCGCTTCGAGGAGCTTTACGAATTCAAAGTCACCGAAGATTGGCTGGAGGACGTCCGGCTTTCCGCCCTGGAGTTCTCCACCGGCTGCTCCGCCTCTTTTGTTTCTAAGAACGGGCTAATCATGACCAACCACCACTGCGTGCGGGGTTTGTTGCCGAATATTCAACAAGAGGGCGAAAACCTGCAGCAGGATGGGTTCTACGCGGCAAAGATGAGCGAGGAACGCGCCTTTCCCAACATCTACGTCGACCAGCTCCTTTCCATTGAGGATGTGACGGAAGAAATACAGGGGGCAATGGCGCAGGGGAAAAACAATGAAGAGCAGGTTAAGCTGCGGGATGAGAAGATAAAGGAACTCGCCGCCGCCTGCGAGGAAGGGACGGGCAATAAGTGCCGGGTGATCACCCTGTACAACGGCGGCAAGTACGTTCTTCACTCCTACAAGCGCTACAGCGATGTGCGCCTGGTGATGGCGCCCGACGTGCAAATTGCGGCCACCGGCTGGGATTGGGACAACTTCACCTATCCTCGTTACGAACTGGACTTTGCCTTTCTGCGGGCTTATGACGAAAAAGGGCAACCCGTTGAAAGCCCTCATTATTTCCAGTGGAGCGAAAAAGGCGCCGCCGAAGGCGAGCCGGTTTTCGTCATCGGCCGCCCGGGCAATACCGACCGGCTGTTGCCTATGGCTCAGATAGAATTTCATAAGAACCACCGCAACCCTACGATCCTAACGCTTTTCAATGAATTATATCAGGCTCAGTTCGCCCATTTCCAGGCCAACCCGGCCCGGCAGGCGGAGATGCTGAGCCAGCTGCTGAGCATCGCCAACGGCCGAAAGGTATTTGCCGGCTATCAACTTGCCCTGAACGATGAATACCTGATGGTCAAAAAGCGAGACTTCGAGAAAGAGCTGAAAAAGCGAATGAACCAGGATAAGGCGCTGTACACGGAATACCAGGGCCTGTACGGCGAGATCGAAACAGCCGTAAATGTACTCAATGAAAACTTTACAGGCTACTTCACCCATCAGATTACCCCCTTCACCAGCCCCGCCCATTTGCTGCTGGCCCAGAAACTGGTGGACTACGCAGAGCAAATGAACCTGCCCGAGGCGGAAAGGCCGGAGGCTTACCAGGGAGAAAAACTGGAGGAAACGAAAAAAGGGCTCGTATTGCAAACCCAGGATATGGAACTGGAAAAACTCCGCATTCAGGCCCACGCCAATTACCTGGCCAAAGTATTGGGAAAAGATTCGGAAGCCCTGGCAATTGCCTACGGAGGGCATACGGGCGAAGCGGCATTGCAATATATCCTGGACAATGCGGCGGTGGCTTCCCCTGAAAAAGTAGCGGCGCTCCTGGATGGTTCGCCAAAAGGCATCCTGGAAGCGGGGAGCCCCTACCTGCGTTTCGCCCGCATGGCCAAAGAAAAACTGGCATCGCTGGGCCCGAAAATGCAAAGTGCCCAGAATACTCTGGATGTGCAAAACCAGCGCCTGGCGCGGCTTATCTTCGAGGCCTTCGGCACGGAGATGCCTCCCGACGCAACCGGCTCTCTGCGCATCTCCGACGGCCGCATCCTGGGGTACGAATACAACGGCACCCTGGCGCCCGCCAAAACCACTTATTACGGCCTGTGGGACCGCTATTACTCCTTCGGCGAAAAGGCCTATCCCTGGGGCCTGCACGAGCGCTGGCAAAAAATTCCCGCCGGGCTCGACCTGTCCATCCCCATCTGCTTCGCTTCCGACAACGACATCGTGGGCGGCAACTCAGGCAGTGCGGTAATCAACCGCAATGCGGAAGTGGTGGGCCTGGTGCACGACGGCAACCTGGAGAGCATCGCCGGAAGTTACGCTTTCCTGCCGGAGGAAAACCGCGCCATTTCCACTGACTCCTGGGGGTTGATGGAAGGGCTTCGGCTGGTGTATAAGGCCGAACGGCTGGTGGAGGAGCTGGAGAATGGGGGGATACATTAG
- a CDS encoding NAD-dependent epimerase/dehydratase family protein: protein MKNYQHALKNRREFLQTSIKAGLMMPFISGHTTLFTEHASQTNRKISAQKAPHPLNILILGGTSFLGPQQVAYAMGRGHAITIFTRGQTKPTTHKSLFKNVEQLTGDREDNLEALRGRKWDAVIDNSGRRAKWTRDSALLLRENVDLYLYTSSTGVYYPYLGSDIREETELVLQVPEGINEEQALEYDYGVMKAKSEMEARSAFGEDRTIVVRPTYMMGPGDKTDRFTYWPARLSRGGTVMVPGQSQDPVQYIDVRDVAAWMIRLIESRTTGTFNAVGPASPTGMHAFVYGAHAAFSSAVSFVMIPDYEFLTKHKVPYAIPWIMPTGDNAGSALVSNQLGIANGLTFTPLAESVRDIYEWWQSDAVPEERRIEMVSGEGSLMAREEEIIAAWKKHK from the coding sequence ATGAAGAATTATCAACATGCCCTTAAGAACAGGCGCGAGTTCCTCCAAACCAGCATCAAAGCTGGCCTTATGATGCCGTTTATTAGTGGACACACAACCCTGTTTACGGAACATGCCTCTCAAACAAACAGGAAGATTTCAGCACAAAAAGCGCCCCACCCGCTCAACATCCTCATTTTGGGCGGCACAAGCTTCCTCGGCCCACAGCAGGTCGCCTATGCCATGGGGCGGGGGCATGCCATCACCATCTTCACCAGAGGGCAGACGAAGCCGACAACCCACAAAAGCCTTTTCAAAAACGTAGAACAACTGACCGGCGACCGCGAGGACAATCTCGAAGCCTTGAGGGGGCGCAAATGGGACGCTGTCATCGACAACTCCGGCAGGAGGGCTAAATGGACCCGTGATTCGGCTTTGCTGCTGCGCGAAAATGTCGATCTCTATCTTTACACTTCATCAACTGGTGTATATTATCCCTACCTCGGCTCTGATATTCGCGAAGAAACTGAACTCGTTTTGCAAGTACCTGAAGGCATCAACGAGGAACAAGCGCTCGAATACGACTATGGCGTCATGAAAGCGAAGTCTGAAATGGAAGCCAGAAGCGCTTTTGGCGAGGATCGGACCATCGTAGTGCGGCCCACCTACATGATGGGGCCTGGGGATAAAACGGACCGCTTTACGTATTGGCCGGCCAGATTGAGCCGGGGTGGAACAGTCATGGTACCTGGCCAAAGCCAGGATCCCGTGCAGTACATCGATGTCAGAGATGTGGCCGCCTGGATGATTCGCCTGATAGAAAGCCGAACAACGGGAACTTTCAATGCTGTAGGGCCGGCCTCCCCTACCGGAATGCACGCCTTTGTTTATGGCGCGCACGCAGCCTTCAGTTCGGCCGTATCGTTCGTCATGATCCCGGATTATGAGTTCTTGACAAAGCACAAGGTCCCCTACGCCATCCCCTGGATCATGCCGACAGGAGACAATGCGGGCTCTGCCCTGGTGAGCAATCAGTTGGGCATTGCTAACGGACTGACGTTTACTCCCCTGGCGGAAAGTGTAAGGGATATTTATGAGTGGTGGCAGTCTGACGCCGTCCCGGAGGAGCGCCGGATAGAGATGGTGTCCGGGGAAGGCTCGTTGATGGCGAGGGAGGAAGAGATAATAGCGGCGTGGAAAAAACACAAATAA